One stretch of Nicotiana tabacum cultivar K326 chromosome 18, ASM71507v2, whole genome shotgun sequence DNA includes these proteins:
- the LOC107805264 gene encoding uncharacterized protein LOC107805264 has translation MSTDRLLEVFSKMFGHQTSVTNKQWLNHHITFGLQNQDMKCSLVLSENEGSKVLSPASREELLKASTAFASVFNFRKKPRVQHVKRREHIQWNSFKCLSEAQVDSSGCLSDQSNDNTTSEDDWTTGIETRGANQNRKHNYWSTPEVLKLVEGVSQYGVGRWTDIKRLYFQSSAHHSPLDLKDKWRNLLRATRQRLKS, from the exons ATGTCAACTGATAGACTACTCGAGGTGTTCAGTAAGATGTTTGGACATCAAACTTCTGTCACGAATAAGCAATGGCTGAATCACCACATAACATTTGGTTTGCAAAACCAGGACATGAAATGCTCTCTAGTTTTGAGTGAAAATGAAGGGTCTAAAGTCCTTTCACCAGCAAGTCGTGAAGAGCTCCTTAAAGCGTCTACTGCCTTTGCAAGTGTATTCAATTTCCGAAAAAAGCCAAGGGTTCAACATGTGAAAAGGAGAGAACATATCCAATGGAATTCCTTCAAATGCTTATCTGAGGCACAAGTTGATTCTTCTGGCTGTCTTTCTGACCAGTCGAATGATAATACTACATCTGAAGATGATTGGACTACAGGGATTGAGACACGAGGCGCTAACCAAAACAGAAAACATAACTATTGGTCGACACCTGAGGTCCTAAAGTTGGTGGAGGGTGTATCTCAGTATGGTGTAGGCAGATGGACTGACATAAAGAGGTTGTATTTCCAATCATCTGCACATCATAGCCCACTTGATCTGAAG GACAAATGGCGGAATCTTTTGAGGGCTACTCGCCAACGGTTGAAGAGCTAG